From a single Stomoxys calcitrans chromosome 4, idStoCalc2.1, whole genome shotgun sequence genomic region:
- the LOC106096056 gene encoding armadillo segment polarity protein isoform X3 — protein sequence MSFMQTQNRTMSHNNQYNPPELPPMVSSKEQTLMWQQNSYLVDSGIHSGAVTQAPSLSGKEDEEMEGDPLMFDLDTGFPQNFTQDQVDDMNQQLSQTRSQRVRAAMFPETLEEGIEIPSTQFDPQQPTAVQRLAEPSQMLKHAVVNLINYQDDAELATRAIPELIKLLNDEDQVVVSQAAMMVHQLSKKEASRHAIMNSPQMVAALVRAISNSNDLESTKAAVGTLHNLSHHRQGLLAIFKSGGIPALVKLLSSPVESVLFYAITTLHNLLLHQDGSKMAVRLAGGLQKMVTLLQRNNVKFLAIVTDCLQILAYGNQESKLIILASGGPNELVRIMRSYDYEKLLWTTSRVLKVLSVCSSNKPAIVDAGGMQALAMHLSNPSPRLVQNCLWTLRNLSDAATKVDGLEGLLQSLVQVLASTDVNVVTCAAGILSNLTCNNQRNKATVCQVGGVDALVRTIINAGDREEITEPAVCALRHLTTRHADSEMAQNAVRLNYGLSVIVKLLHPPSRWPLIKAAIGLVRNLALCPANAAPLREHGAIHHLVRLLMRAFQDTERQRSSVATTGSQQPSAYADGVRMEEIVEGTVGALHILARESHNRALIRQQSVIPIFVRLLFNEIENIQRVAAGVLCELAADKEGAEIIEQEGATGPLTDLLHSRNEGVATYAAAVLFRMSEDKPQDYKKRLSIELTNSLLREDNNIWGNADLGLGPDLQDMLGPEQAYEGLYGQGPPSVHSSHGGRAFQQVKPA from the exons TGTCTCACAACAATCAGTACAATCCGCCGGAGTTGCCTCCAATGGTTTCGTCAAAGGAACAAACCTTGATGTGGCAACAAAATTCTTATCTAGTGGATTCTGGTATCCATTCGGGAGCTGTAACCCAAGCCCCCTCATTGTCCGGCAAAGAAGATGAAGAAATGGAGGGTGATCCATTGATGTTCGATTTGGACACGGGTTTTCCACAGAATTTTACCCAAGATCAGGTGGATGATATGAATCAGCAGCTAAGCCAGACACGTTCGCAACGTGTACGTGCCGCCATGTTTCCTGAAACATTGGAGGAGGGCATAGAAATACCATCAACACAATTTGATCCACAACAACCGACCGCTGTGCAACGTTTGGCTGAACCATCGCAAATGTTAAAACATGCTGTTGTCAATTTAATCAATTATCAAGACGATGCTGAGTTGGCCACTCGTGCCATACCAGAATTGATCAAATTGCTTAACGATGAAGATCAAGTAGTTGTCTCCCAAGCAGCCATGATGGTACACCAATTGTCGAAGAAAGAAGCTTCCCGTCATGCCATTATGAACAGTCCCCAAATGGTGGCAGCTCTTGTGCGTGCCATTTCGAATAGTAACGATTTGGAAAGTACTAAAGCTGCCGTTGGTACTCTTCATAATTTGTCACATCATCGGCAAGGTCTCTTGGCTATATTCAAGAGCGGTGGTATACCAGCTTTGGTGAAACTGTTATCTTCTCCTGTTGAGAGTGTTCTCTTCTATGCTATAACCACTTTGCATAACTTGTTATTACATCAAGATGGTTCAAAAATGGCCGTACGTTTAGCTGGCGGCCTTCAGAAGATGGTCACTTTGTTGCAACGCAATAATGTCAAATTTCTAGCCATTGTCACAGATTGTCTACAAATATTGGCCTATGGCAATCAAGAAAGCAAATTAATTATATTGGCTTCCGGTGGTCCCAATGAATTGGTGCGCATTATGCGTTCCTACGATTACGAGAAGTTGTTGTGGACCACATCGCGCGTCTTGAAAGTGTTGTCTGTTTGTTCCAGCAATAAGCCAGCTATTGTCGATGCCGGCGGTATGCAGGCATTGGCCATGCATTTATCCAATCCCTCGCCGCGTTTAGTCCAAAACTGTCTATGGACTCTGCGAAATTTGTCTGATGCCGCCACCAAGGTTGATGGCCTTGAGGGGCTTTTGCAATCGTTGGTTCAAGTTTTAGCTTCTACAGATGTCAATGTAGTCACTTGCGCCGCCGGTATACTCTCGAATTTGACTTGCAACAATCAACGCAATAAGGCTACAGTTTGCCAAGTAGGAGGCGTTGATGCCCTGGTACGTACCATTATCAATGCGGGCGATCGTGAAGAAATCACCGAACCAGCTGTCTGCGCTTTGCGCCATTTGACCACACGTCATGCCGACTCGGAAATGGCTCAAAATGCTGTTCGTTTGAATTATGGTTTGTCGGTGATTGTAAAACTTTTGCATCCACCATCCCGTTGGCCTTTGATCAAGGCAGCCATTGGGCTAGTACGTAATCTGGCTTTGTGTCCGGCCAATGCGGCACCGTTAAGGGAGCATGGAGCTATACATCACTTGGTTCGACTCTTGATGCGTGCTTTCCAAGACACAGAACGT CAACGTTCTTCTGTTGCCACAACAGGCTCCCAACAACCTTCGGCATACGCTGATGGTGTCCGTATGGAGGAAATTGTTGAAGGCACAGTTGGCGCCTTGCATATTCTGGCCAGAGAGTCACATAATCGTGCATTGATACGCCAACAATCGGTAATACCGATATTTGTTCGTTTACTCTTCAATGAGATAGAAAATATACAG cGTGTGGCTGCTGGCGTTCTTTGTGAACTGGCAGCTGACAAAGAAGGCGCTGAAATAATCGAACAAGAAGGTGCCACTGGGCCCTTAACAGATTTATTACACTCACGCAACGAGGGTGTTGCCACCTATGCTGCAGCCGTATTATTCCGCATGAGCGAAGACAAACCGCAAGATTACAAGAAGCGTCTATCCATAGAGTTAACGAATTCGCTATTACGCGAAGATAATAATATATGGGGAAATGCAGACTTAGGCTTGGGTCCAGATTTACAG GATATGCTTGGCCCAGAGCAAGCATATGAAGGTCTCTATGGTCAGGGACCACCTAGCGTTCATAGCTCTCATGGCGGTCGTGCATTCCAACAAG TTAAGCCAGCCTAA
- the LOC106096056 gene encoding armadillo segment polarity protein isoform X6: MSFMQTQNRTMSHNNQYNPPELPPMVSSKEQTLMWQQNSYLVDSGIHSGAVTQAPSLSGKEDEEMEGDPLMFDLDTGFPQNFTQDQVDDMNQQLSQTRSQRVRAAMFPETLEEGIEIPSTQFDPQQPTAVQRLAEPSQMLKHAVVNLINYQDDAELATRAIPELIKLLNDEDQVVVSQAAMMVHQLSKKEASRHAIMNSPQMVAALVRAISNSNDLESTKAAVGTLHNLSHHRQGLLAIFKSGGIPALVKLLSSPVESVLFYAITTLHNLLLHQDGSKMAVRLAGGLQKMVTLLQRNNVKFLAIVTDCLQILAYGNQESKLIILASGGPNELVRIMRSYDYEKLLWTTSRVLKVLSVCSSNKPAIVDAGGMQALAMHLSNPSPRLVQNCLWTLRNLSDAATKVDGLEGLLQSLVQVLASTDVNVVTCAAGILSNLTCNNQRNKATVCQVGGVDALVRTIINAGDREEITEPAVCALRHLTTRHADSEMAQNAVRLNYGLSVIVKLLHPPSRWPLIKAAIGLVRNLALCPANAAPLREHGAIHHLVRLLMRAFQDTERQRSSVATTGSQQPSAYADGVRMEEIVEGTVGALHILARESHNRALIRQQSVIPIFVRLLFNEIENIQRVAAGVLCELAADKEGAEIIEQEGATGPLTDLLHSRNEGVATYAAAVLFRMSEDKPQDYKKRLSIELTNSLLREDNNIWGNADLGLGPDLQDMILYQ; encoded by the exons TGTCTCACAACAATCAGTACAATCCGCCGGAGTTGCCTCCAATGGTTTCGTCAAAGGAACAAACCTTGATGTGGCAACAAAATTCTTATCTAGTGGATTCTGGTATCCATTCGGGAGCTGTAACCCAAGCCCCCTCATTGTCCGGCAAAGAAGATGAAGAAATGGAGGGTGATCCATTGATGTTCGATTTGGACACGGGTTTTCCACAGAATTTTACCCAAGATCAGGTGGATGATATGAATCAGCAGCTAAGCCAGACACGTTCGCAACGTGTACGTGCCGCCATGTTTCCTGAAACATTGGAGGAGGGCATAGAAATACCATCAACACAATTTGATCCACAACAACCGACCGCTGTGCAACGTTTGGCTGAACCATCGCAAATGTTAAAACATGCTGTTGTCAATTTAATCAATTATCAAGACGATGCTGAGTTGGCCACTCGTGCCATACCAGAATTGATCAAATTGCTTAACGATGAAGATCAAGTAGTTGTCTCCCAAGCAGCCATGATGGTACACCAATTGTCGAAGAAAGAAGCTTCCCGTCATGCCATTATGAACAGTCCCCAAATGGTGGCAGCTCTTGTGCGTGCCATTTCGAATAGTAACGATTTGGAAAGTACTAAAGCTGCCGTTGGTACTCTTCATAATTTGTCACATCATCGGCAAGGTCTCTTGGCTATATTCAAGAGCGGTGGTATACCAGCTTTGGTGAAACTGTTATCTTCTCCTGTTGAGAGTGTTCTCTTCTATGCTATAACCACTTTGCATAACTTGTTATTACATCAAGATGGTTCAAAAATGGCCGTACGTTTAGCTGGCGGCCTTCAGAAGATGGTCACTTTGTTGCAACGCAATAATGTCAAATTTCTAGCCATTGTCACAGATTGTCTACAAATATTGGCCTATGGCAATCAAGAAAGCAAATTAATTATATTGGCTTCCGGTGGTCCCAATGAATTGGTGCGCATTATGCGTTCCTACGATTACGAGAAGTTGTTGTGGACCACATCGCGCGTCTTGAAAGTGTTGTCTGTTTGTTCCAGCAATAAGCCAGCTATTGTCGATGCCGGCGGTATGCAGGCATTGGCCATGCATTTATCCAATCCCTCGCCGCGTTTAGTCCAAAACTGTCTATGGACTCTGCGAAATTTGTCTGATGCCGCCACCAAGGTTGATGGCCTTGAGGGGCTTTTGCAATCGTTGGTTCAAGTTTTAGCTTCTACAGATGTCAATGTAGTCACTTGCGCCGCCGGTATACTCTCGAATTTGACTTGCAACAATCAACGCAATAAGGCTACAGTTTGCCAAGTAGGAGGCGTTGATGCCCTGGTACGTACCATTATCAATGCGGGCGATCGTGAAGAAATCACCGAACCAGCTGTCTGCGCTTTGCGCCATTTGACCACACGTCATGCCGACTCGGAAATGGCTCAAAATGCTGTTCGTTTGAATTATGGTTTGTCGGTGATTGTAAAACTTTTGCATCCACCATCCCGTTGGCCTTTGATCAAGGCAGCCATTGGGCTAGTACGTAATCTGGCTTTGTGTCCGGCCAATGCGGCACCGTTAAGGGAGCATGGAGCTATACATCACTTGGTTCGACTCTTGATGCGTGCTTTCCAAGACACAGAACGT CAACGTTCTTCTGTTGCCACAACAGGCTCCCAACAACCTTCGGCATACGCTGATGGTGTCCGTATGGAGGAAATTGTTGAAGGCACAGTTGGCGCCTTGCATATTCTGGCCAGAGAGTCACATAATCGTGCATTGATACGCCAACAATCGGTAATACCGATATTTGTTCGTTTACTCTTCAATGAGATAGAAAATATACAG cGTGTGGCTGCTGGCGTTCTTTGTGAACTGGCAGCTGACAAAGAAGGCGCTGAAATAATCGAACAAGAAGGTGCCACTGGGCCCTTAACAGATTTATTACACTCACGCAACGAGGGTGTTGCCACCTATGCTGCAGCCGTATTATTCCGCATGAGCGAAGACAAACCGCAAGATTACAAGAAGCGTCTATCCATAGAGTTAACGAATTCGCTATTACGCGAAGATAATAATATATGGGGAAATGCAGACTTAGGCTTGGGTCCAGATTTACAG
- the LOC131996692 gene encoding uncharacterized protein LOC131996692, whose product MGLLGRRTLSKYGFRGIFYCSTGFNRMPAGCTFRIDPFESMEWAMYCHCDVQSSGQGVPSSSSWVSRVEYAFAICCVCSFSIFSSRAVSDRTFLPILKRVRTFAVTSVINLVSRVFCRVTAMWLCDFFKLKSGAANYHVFCRGESYQPQTTIGRYLVEAKFSDCWTKMSSFPLLALISPRTVLVSWAGQRSYFLSRRS is encoded by the exons atgggtttatTGGGGAGGCGTACGttatccaagtacggatttcgcggcatctTTTATTGCAGTACAGGCTTCAATCGCAtgccagccggttgtacgttccGGATTGACCCGTTTGaatccatggagtgggcaatgtaTTGCCACTGCGACGTTCaatcatcgggacaaggagtgccttcatcaagcagttgggttagtcgagtggagtatgcctttgccatctgttgtgtttgcagcttttcaattttcagctctcgtgcagtgtcagatcgtacttttctccccatactcaaacgggtgcgaacctttgcagtaacaag cgtgatcaatttggtttctcgtgtctTTTGTCGAGTGACAGCAATGTGgctttgtgatttttttaagttgaaatctggtgctgcaaactaccatgttttttgccgcggcgaaagcTATCAACCTCAAACCACtattggacgttatctcgtggaggctaaattttCTGACTGTTGGACCAAGATGTCTTCTTTCCCTCTCTTAGCATTAATATCTCCCAGAACGGTTTTGGTTTCATGGGCTGGGCAGCGGTCGTAttttctctctaggcgctcgtag
- the LOC106096056 gene encoding armadillo segment polarity protein isoform X4 encodes MSFMQTQNRTMSHNNQYNPPELPPMVSSKEQTLMWQQNSYLVDSGIHSGAVTQAPSLSGKEDEEMEGDPLMFDLDTGFPQNFTQDQVDDMNQQLSQTRSQRVRAAMFPETLEEGIEIPSTQFDPQQPTAVQRLAEPSQMLKHAVVNLINYQDDAELATRAIPELIKLLNDEDQVVVSQAAMMVHQLSKKEASRHAIMNSPQMVAALVRAISNSNDLESTKAAVGTLHNLSHHRQGLLAIFKSGGIPALVKLLSSPVESVLFYAITTLHNLLLHQDGSKMAVRLAGGLQKMVTLLQRNNVKFLAIVTDCLQILAYGNQESKLIILASGGPNELVRIMRSYDYEKLLWTTSRVLKVLSVCSSNKPAIVDAGGMQALAMHLSNPSPRLVQNCLWTLRNLSDAATKVDGLEGLLQSLVQVLASTDVNVVTCAAGILSNLTCNNQRNKATVCQVGGVDALVRTIINAGDREEITEPAVCALRHLTTRHADSEMAQNAVRLNYGLSVIVKLLHPPSRWPLIKAAIGLVRNLALCPANAAPLREHGAIHHLVRLLMRAFQDTERQRSSVATTGSQQPSAYADGVRMEEIVEGTVGALHILARESHNRALIRQQSVIPIFVRLLFNEIENIQRVAAGVLCELAADKEGAEIIEQEGATGPLTDLLHSRNEGVATYAAAVLFRMSEDKPQDYKKRLSIELTNSLLREDNNIWGNADLGLGPDLQTTMGWYV; translated from the exons TGTCTCACAACAATCAGTACAATCCGCCGGAGTTGCCTCCAATGGTTTCGTCAAAGGAACAAACCTTGATGTGGCAACAAAATTCTTATCTAGTGGATTCTGGTATCCATTCGGGAGCTGTAACCCAAGCCCCCTCATTGTCCGGCAAAGAAGATGAAGAAATGGAGGGTGATCCATTGATGTTCGATTTGGACACGGGTTTTCCACAGAATTTTACCCAAGATCAGGTGGATGATATGAATCAGCAGCTAAGCCAGACACGTTCGCAACGTGTACGTGCCGCCATGTTTCCTGAAACATTGGAGGAGGGCATAGAAATACCATCAACACAATTTGATCCACAACAACCGACCGCTGTGCAACGTTTGGCTGAACCATCGCAAATGTTAAAACATGCTGTTGTCAATTTAATCAATTATCAAGACGATGCTGAGTTGGCCACTCGTGCCATACCAGAATTGATCAAATTGCTTAACGATGAAGATCAAGTAGTTGTCTCCCAAGCAGCCATGATGGTACACCAATTGTCGAAGAAAGAAGCTTCCCGTCATGCCATTATGAACAGTCCCCAAATGGTGGCAGCTCTTGTGCGTGCCATTTCGAATAGTAACGATTTGGAAAGTACTAAAGCTGCCGTTGGTACTCTTCATAATTTGTCACATCATCGGCAAGGTCTCTTGGCTATATTCAAGAGCGGTGGTATACCAGCTTTGGTGAAACTGTTATCTTCTCCTGTTGAGAGTGTTCTCTTCTATGCTATAACCACTTTGCATAACTTGTTATTACATCAAGATGGTTCAAAAATGGCCGTACGTTTAGCTGGCGGCCTTCAGAAGATGGTCACTTTGTTGCAACGCAATAATGTCAAATTTCTAGCCATTGTCACAGATTGTCTACAAATATTGGCCTATGGCAATCAAGAAAGCAAATTAATTATATTGGCTTCCGGTGGTCCCAATGAATTGGTGCGCATTATGCGTTCCTACGATTACGAGAAGTTGTTGTGGACCACATCGCGCGTCTTGAAAGTGTTGTCTGTTTGTTCCAGCAATAAGCCAGCTATTGTCGATGCCGGCGGTATGCAGGCATTGGCCATGCATTTATCCAATCCCTCGCCGCGTTTAGTCCAAAACTGTCTATGGACTCTGCGAAATTTGTCTGATGCCGCCACCAAGGTTGATGGCCTTGAGGGGCTTTTGCAATCGTTGGTTCAAGTTTTAGCTTCTACAGATGTCAATGTAGTCACTTGCGCCGCCGGTATACTCTCGAATTTGACTTGCAACAATCAACGCAATAAGGCTACAGTTTGCCAAGTAGGAGGCGTTGATGCCCTGGTACGTACCATTATCAATGCGGGCGATCGTGAAGAAATCACCGAACCAGCTGTCTGCGCTTTGCGCCATTTGACCACACGTCATGCCGACTCGGAAATGGCTCAAAATGCTGTTCGTTTGAATTATGGTTTGTCGGTGATTGTAAAACTTTTGCATCCACCATCCCGTTGGCCTTTGATCAAGGCAGCCATTGGGCTAGTACGTAATCTGGCTTTGTGTCCGGCCAATGCGGCACCGTTAAGGGAGCATGGAGCTATACATCACTTGGTTCGACTCTTGATGCGTGCTTTCCAAGACACAGAACGT CAACGTTCTTCTGTTGCCACAACAGGCTCCCAACAACCTTCGGCATACGCTGATGGTGTCCGTATGGAGGAAATTGTTGAAGGCACAGTTGGCGCCTTGCATATTCTGGCCAGAGAGTCACATAATCGTGCATTGATACGCCAACAATCGGTAATACCGATATTTGTTCGTTTACTCTTCAATGAGATAGAAAATATACAG cGTGTGGCTGCTGGCGTTCTTTGTGAACTGGCAGCTGACAAAGAAGGCGCTGAAATAATCGAACAAGAAGGTGCCACTGGGCCCTTAACAGATTTATTACACTCACGCAACGAGGGTGTTGCCACCTATGCTGCAGCCGTATTATTCCGCATGAGCGAAGACAAACCGCAAGATTACAAGAAGCGTCTATCCATAGAGTTAACGAATTCGCTATTACGCGAAGATAATAATATATGGGGAAATGCAGACTTAGGCTTGGGTCCAGATTTACAG
- the LOC106096056 gene encoding armadillo segment polarity protein isoform X5 has translation MSFMQTQNRTMSHNNQYNPPELPPMVSSKEQTLMWQQNSYLVDSGIHSGAVTQAPSLSGKEDEEMEGDPLMFDLDTGFPQNFTQDQVDDMNQQLSQTRSQRVRAAMFPETLEEGIEIPSTQFDPQQPTAVQRLAEPSQMLKHAVVNLINYQDDAELATRAIPELIKLLNDEDQVVVSQAAMMVHQLSKKEASRHAIMNSPQMVAALVRAISNSNDLESTKAAVGTLHNLSHHRQGLLAIFKSGGIPALVKLLSSPVESVLFYAITTLHNLLLHQDGSKMAVRLAGGLQKMVTLLQRNNVKFLAIVTDCLQILAYGNQESKLIILASGGPNELVRIMRSYDYEKLLWTTSRVLKVLSVCSSNKPAIVDAGGMQALAMHLSNPSPRLVQNCLWTLRNLSDAATKVDGLEGLLQSLVQVLASTDVNVVTCAAGILSNLTCNNQRNKATVCQVGGVDALVRTIINAGDREEITEPAVCALRHLTTRHADSEMAQNAVRLNYGLSVIVKLLHPPSRWPLIKAAIGLVRNLALCPANAAPLREHGAIHHLVRLLMRAFQDTERQRSSVATTGSQQPSAYADGVRMEEIVEGTVGALHILARESHNRALIRQQSVIPIFVRLLFNEIENIQRVAAGVLCELAADKEGAEIIEQEGATGPLTDLLHSRNEGVATYAAAVLFRMSEDKPQDYKKRLSIELTNSLLREDNNIWGNADLGLGPDLQQDMILYQ, from the exons TGTCTCACAACAATCAGTACAATCCGCCGGAGTTGCCTCCAATGGTTTCGTCAAAGGAACAAACCTTGATGTGGCAACAAAATTCTTATCTAGTGGATTCTGGTATCCATTCGGGAGCTGTAACCCAAGCCCCCTCATTGTCCGGCAAAGAAGATGAAGAAATGGAGGGTGATCCATTGATGTTCGATTTGGACACGGGTTTTCCACAGAATTTTACCCAAGATCAGGTGGATGATATGAATCAGCAGCTAAGCCAGACACGTTCGCAACGTGTACGTGCCGCCATGTTTCCTGAAACATTGGAGGAGGGCATAGAAATACCATCAACACAATTTGATCCACAACAACCGACCGCTGTGCAACGTTTGGCTGAACCATCGCAAATGTTAAAACATGCTGTTGTCAATTTAATCAATTATCAAGACGATGCTGAGTTGGCCACTCGTGCCATACCAGAATTGATCAAATTGCTTAACGATGAAGATCAAGTAGTTGTCTCCCAAGCAGCCATGATGGTACACCAATTGTCGAAGAAAGAAGCTTCCCGTCATGCCATTATGAACAGTCCCCAAATGGTGGCAGCTCTTGTGCGTGCCATTTCGAATAGTAACGATTTGGAAAGTACTAAAGCTGCCGTTGGTACTCTTCATAATTTGTCACATCATCGGCAAGGTCTCTTGGCTATATTCAAGAGCGGTGGTATACCAGCTTTGGTGAAACTGTTATCTTCTCCTGTTGAGAGTGTTCTCTTCTATGCTATAACCACTTTGCATAACTTGTTATTACATCAAGATGGTTCAAAAATGGCCGTACGTTTAGCTGGCGGCCTTCAGAAGATGGTCACTTTGTTGCAACGCAATAATGTCAAATTTCTAGCCATTGTCACAGATTGTCTACAAATATTGGCCTATGGCAATCAAGAAAGCAAATTAATTATATTGGCTTCCGGTGGTCCCAATGAATTGGTGCGCATTATGCGTTCCTACGATTACGAGAAGTTGTTGTGGACCACATCGCGCGTCTTGAAAGTGTTGTCTGTTTGTTCCAGCAATAAGCCAGCTATTGTCGATGCCGGCGGTATGCAGGCATTGGCCATGCATTTATCCAATCCCTCGCCGCGTTTAGTCCAAAACTGTCTATGGACTCTGCGAAATTTGTCTGATGCCGCCACCAAGGTTGATGGCCTTGAGGGGCTTTTGCAATCGTTGGTTCAAGTTTTAGCTTCTACAGATGTCAATGTAGTCACTTGCGCCGCCGGTATACTCTCGAATTTGACTTGCAACAATCAACGCAATAAGGCTACAGTTTGCCAAGTAGGAGGCGTTGATGCCCTGGTACGTACCATTATCAATGCGGGCGATCGTGAAGAAATCACCGAACCAGCTGTCTGCGCTTTGCGCCATTTGACCACACGTCATGCCGACTCGGAAATGGCTCAAAATGCTGTTCGTTTGAATTATGGTTTGTCGGTGATTGTAAAACTTTTGCATCCACCATCCCGTTGGCCTTTGATCAAGGCAGCCATTGGGCTAGTACGTAATCTGGCTTTGTGTCCGGCCAATGCGGCACCGTTAAGGGAGCATGGAGCTATACATCACTTGGTTCGACTCTTGATGCGTGCTTTCCAAGACACAGAACGT CAACGTTCTTCTGTTGCCACAACAGGCTCCCAACAACCTTCGGCATACGCTGATGGTGTCCGTATGGAGGAAATTGTTGAAGGCACAGTTGGCGCCTTGCATATTCTGGCCAGAGAGTCACATAATCGTGCATTGATACGCCAACAATCGGTAATACCGATATTTGTTCGTTTACTCTTCAATGAGATAGAAAATATACAG cGTGTGGCTGCTGGCGTTCTTTGTGAACTGGCAGCTGACAAAGAAGGCGCTGAAATAATCGAACAAGAAGGTGCCACTGGGCCCTTAACAGATTTATTACACTCACGCAACGAGGGTGTTGCCACCTATGCTGCAGCCGTATTATTCCGCATGAGCGAAGACAAACCGCAAGATTACAAGAAGCGTCTATCCATAGAGTTAACGAATTCGCTATTACGCGAAGATAATAATATATGGGGAAATGCAGACTTAGGCTTGGGTCCAGATTTACAG